aataaaaacttaccacgtgttaacttaattaattaaatactatcattaattaataatggtaaTACTAATAAGCcaataatgatagtatttaattaattatgttaacacgtggcaagtttttattggtgaagTATAGAGTGGAGCAGAAAAAGTGTTACAGAAGACACAGTGAGTTTTTGAGAGTTAGGGGGCAAGTCCAATAATTAAAGGGTTGTTTGGTAGTGTATTTTGATCAATAGTTTTTAGTattaaaacaatattacacgtatttccatatacttttttacctacacatatttccaaaaaatacaaacaacattaccaaacgagCTGTAAAAGTCTAGTAGGAGAGGTAGATCCCGATTTAAATCAAAAcaccaaattaaatttttgacCTTAAAGTCTAGCGTTATTTTCATTGTGTTCcctaaaatttgagtttttttttttttttttttggtctaccaaaattttattttttgtttttgtttttgtttttttttgttttttttaaatatttctttcttcatgATAGATATAGTTAttaagtttcaacaaaataacatcatttagtgttatatataaattataatgttgTGACCTTGGTTATTTGTTTTCTTGTGAGAGTATCGCAAActagagaaaattaaatttctattgAACAAAATGTTTTGGGTGTATTTGGGGTTTGGATTTTAAGAAAGTGACAATATATGCTACTTTTaacctattttatttttatgttaaatatttttcggaaaaaatattttatatatgtaggATAGAGATGACTCTATTCTCCTCCCCACCGTCCAAGATTTATTAGATCTAGAACACCTATGCCTGAAtctatgttttttcaattttttctaaaattttttcaaaagtttaatCTCCTAGATCTTGAACTTCTATTGTATCTTGCCtgtaatattttcaaattgGTTCAGATTTTGTGAGATTATGccatgttaaattttattgttgatttgTGCATTGtgagattatattatttttaggattttttttacctatacaAACTAAATGCCTTTAAATGTTTTCCAAAGCATTTTTAGGAATGTaataaaatacccaaaaacaaattgttttctgaaaatgttttcagctgaaaatattttatagttgaaaaatatttttcattgaaacaaatGCACCCTTAATCTCCATATTTGTTAGTGCAATTTTCTCTTTATAGTTATCCTTGGACATAGGCTTTAAAGCCAAGCAGCGTAAACCCAGAGtgttattttcatgtttttgattgtgtctatttttctttatattttcttggttcctattatttttattttatttttttagatcttTCTTTAAGTACGTAATAGTTTTCGATCACAGTTAATCTTGCGTGAGAGTATTTTCAAAAGCCTTTTCGTGCAACGCCACCCTCTACGAGTACCTTAACTCCATATATTActtgtttttcttcaaattagGAATAGACTCCATTTTCCTAGCTATGTGTCACAGGAAATCCATTTGCTTAATTTGAGCTTTTAACTTCAATTAATTATGCCAAGATCCTCAAAATCCGATATCAAAAGCCAAataaaacacatacatatataatagtaataataataataaggtaaTGTCTATTAATACACATTACATGTAAGTGTAAATGATCACTTTAACATAAATCCATcactttttttctattatttatagtCGAACACTTCaaagttatgacaaaaattataacacaaaAGTTACGATACTAAGATTTTTGACTTGGTGTCATCAATTGTAAATTGTAAATGATCACTTGAACatagatccgttaatttttctctcttaattcttacccaaaagttatgatatTCTAAGATTTTCGACTTGGTGTATGTATGAAAAAGCCGTAGCACATGCTTTTGGAGATGTTGACCTCTTACTGTCTATTTGCAACTGCATGACATGAAATATAAACAAAGCAATCAGTTTGTAGTAATAATACAAACAGGCCAATAGCTACGTCGTGTACATGAGGGAGCCAAGACAATGACTCAAAAATTTTGAACGTAGAAAATTATGAATACAGAATGGGTCAGCCAATGGAATTAACccccaaaaaaacataaaatgaaatGGTCAGCTAACAGGCTGGGTCAAGCCAGTCAAAACCATTCAAATTCAACATTTTCCCGTATATGACCTAGTGTTATAGTTCTGTTTCCAACACTATAAATAAGACCCAATATGCCTCTCAATCTTCATTCAAAACCTTTTCTTTCTACAACACAAATACACAAGATCCAAAAATATTCTTTCTGCAACACAAATACACAATTACCAAAGATAAAAAACCTCTCAATCAAATGGCTTCAGCTCTCCTTTTACCTTCtgcgtcttcttcttcttcttgttcaagGAAAATCCATGCTACTATTCAAGTCCCAAGACTTCCAAAACTCTCTTTCTCAGTTCCAAAAATACCAAAGAGAAATCTAGGTGAGGAACTGAATATAAGAGACGGGTTCATAAACACAACCCCAGTAGAAAAGTTGAATGTCATCGATGATAGATCACACAGCTCTAGTACTAATGTTACCATTCAACTCTATGCCATCTTAGAGGCCGTAGCTGATAGAGTAGAGATGCACGCCAACCTTGGAGAGCAACGTGACAACTGGAACACCCTTCTTCTAAACTCCATCAACATGATAATTCTCACAGCTGCAACAATGGCTGGTGTTGCTGCAACTGGTGGCATTGGAATGCCTCTTTTGGCTTTGAAATTATCGTCTACTCTTTTGTATTCCGCAGCCACGGGAATGTTGCTTATAATGAACAAAATTCAACCTTCACAACTTGCCGAGGAGCAACGCAATGCTACAAGATTGATCAAGCAGCTACAAAGCCAAATCCAAACCATGCTTGCCATTGGAACTCCAACTCAAGAAGATGTGAAGGAGGTGATGGAAAAGGTTTTGGCTCTTGACAAAGCTTACCCACTTCCCTTGCTTGGTGCAATGCTTGAAAAATTCCCGGCAAAGTTTGAGCCAGCTGTTTGGTGGCCTAAAAATCAAGtactacaaaagaaaaacttttcaCATGAAGGAAAACAATGTAACAATGGATGGAGTGAGGAACTTGAA
The Quercus lobata isolate SW786 chromosome 10, ValleyOak3.0 Primary Assembly, whole genome shotgun sequence DNA segment above includes these coding regions:
- the LOC115962964 gene encoding probable F-box protein At4g22030 — encoded protein: MSSLTRTPLLLPSASSSSSCSRKIHATIQVPRLPKLSFSVPKIPKRNLGEELNIRDGFINTTPVEKLNVIDDRSHSSSTNVTIQLYAILEAVADRVEMHANLGEQRDNWNTLLLNSINMIILTAATMAGVAATGGIGMPLLALKLSSTLLYSAATGMLLIMNKIQPSQLAEEQRNATRLIKQLQSQIQTMLAIGTPTQEDVKEVMEKVLALDKAYPLPLLGAMLEKFPAKFEPAVWWPKNQVLQKKNFSHEGKQCNNGWSEELEMEMREIIKVVERKDIEDYVRLGNLALKINKTLAISGPLLTGIAAFGSAFIGNGSWAPIVAVAAGALASTVNAFEHGVQVGMVIEMYRNCGGFFQLLQESIEATLEEKDLEKRENGELFQMKVAMKLGRSLSQLRELATKSASSHVDEFASKLF